In a single window of the Acyrthosiphon pisum isolate AL4f chromosome X, pea_aphid_22Mar2018_4r6ur, whole genome shotgun sequence genome:
- the LOC100570926 gene encoding probable serine/threonine-protein kinase DDB_G0267686 isoform X3 → MARVTLEDPELRMEEWDFHKQFVLRGQRIPVSPTPTEMLLCVARLPYSYTEDQFTRLVQMYGEVRKTFLIISEKTGESKGYGFVEYLNKECAITAKCGLDGKGIDDQTLVCDWLDGSHITYESLHSKCLYVDNLPKSFRDMSEFRKVFAKVVNPPYCQIALKNGCPLDWGLVEYNTAEDAERAQSELNGHLLRGHNIRITYYIPGVRAINLFLKLLNEPVMSKSKCGGLLPDPPQEVIEQSLQNLSKQNPIFAQNLQNIIFNQIKAAQMGSELQDFNDSTLRSHLINGKAPPTMLHSPTSLPYMSATPETYGSRLLPSPPVGEVPPHLNSGLFDADLTNPLLANYYRELITAQILAGTQKANGYGGLTANLNPAFVDTVQQTANNNNTLNQIDAVQKVYQNQNLQSIGQQLAQQIAQQQIAQQQMNQQLVHQQQQQQQQQQQQQHNNIGQHNISQQQNVVINIYGGVNTTTPPATPTPTTPTYPFGSSLSLNLDQQWPKNAQSSTTDSYLASPIAAPEKSSVSYSPSSTWSSMQSIASTPSPQSMYSPLAPNIWTPTSSTSSLSNQHETARGQKRGIPPSPELSPEGMYIGQHSQGIGGHYADSYLKRNKKN, encoded by the exons ATGGCCCGAGTGACGTTGGAGGACCCAGAATTAAGAATGGAAGAATGGGATTTCCACAAGCAGTTCGTGTTGAGAGGACAGCGCATACCAGTGTCCCCGACTCCCACCGAAATGCTCTTGTGCGTGGCCAGGTTGCCGTACAGCTACACGGAGGACCAGTTCACCCGGTTGGTGCAAATGTACGGCGAGGTGCGCAAGACATTTCTGATTATCAGTGAGAAGACCGGTGAAAGCAAGGGATATGGATTTGTCGAGTATTTGAACAAGGAGTGCGCGATCACGGCCAAATGCGGTTTGGACGGCAAAGGTATTGATGACCAGACACTAGTTTGTGATTGGTTGGACGGTAGTCATATTACCTACGAATCGCTTCACTCCAAATGCCTATATGTGGACAACTTGCCCAAGTCATTCAGAGACATGAGCGAATTCCGTAAAGTGTTTGCCAAAGTCGTGAACCCGCCATATTGCCAG ATTGCGCTTAAAAATGGATGTCCATTAGACTGGGGTCTAGTGGAGTATAACACAGCTGAAGATGCAGAACGAGCGCAATCGGAGTTGAATGGACATTTATTGAGAGGCCATAATATTCGCATTACATACTACATACCCGGAGTCAGAgctataaatttgtttttgaaactatTGAACGAACCGGTAATG AGTAAATCTAAATGTGGTGGACTCTTGCCAGACCCTCCGCAGGAAGTCATTGAGCAATCGTTGCAAAACCTTTCCAAACAGAATCCAATCT ttgcacaaaatcttcaaaatattatttttaatcagatCAAAGCCGCTCAAATGGGGTCTGAACTGCAAGATTTTAACGATt caACACTGAGATCACATTTAATAAACGGCAAAGCTCCACCGACTATGTTGCATTCTCCAACAAGTTTACCTTACATGAGTGCTACTCCAgag acTTATGGTTCAAGGTTATTACCTAGCCCACCTGTTGGAGAAGTTCCACCACATTTAAATTCTGGATTATTTGATGCAGATTTAACCAACCCACTATTGGCTAATTATTATAGAGAACTAATAACCGCTCAAATTTTGGCTGGAACACAAAAGGCTAATGGATATGGAGGTTTGACTGCCAACCTTAATCCTGCATTTGTTGATACCGTACAACAAActgcaaataacaataatactttgAATCAAATTGATGCTGTACAAAAAGTTTATCAAAACCAAAATTTACAAAGTATTGGCCAACAATTAGCTCAACAAATAGCTCAACAACAAATAGCTCAACAACAGATGAATCAACAGTTGGttcatcaacaacaacaacaacaacaacaacaacaacaacaacaacataataatattggccaacataatataagtcaacaacaaaatgttgttattaatatctaTGGAGGAGTTAATACTACTACACCTCCAGCAACACCAACTCCAACTACACCTACTTATCCATTTGGCTCATCATTATCTCTTAACTTGGACCAACAGTGGCCAAAAAATGCTCAGTCTTCAACAACTGATTCGTATCTAGCCAGTCCCATTGCTGCACCGGAAAAATCGTCAGTGAGTTACTCGCCATCATCCACATGGTCCTCTATGCAGAGCATCGCTTCGACTCCATCCCCACAATCTATGTATTCTCCATTAGCTCCGAATATCTGGACACCTACTTCGTCCACCTCATCGTTGTCAAATCAACATGAAACAGCTCGTGGTCAAAAAAGAGGTATTCCTCCATCGCCTGAACTTAGTCCTGAGGGTATGTATATTGGACAGCATTCACAAGGAATTGGCGGCCACTATGCTGATTCCTACTTGAAACGTAATAAGAAAAATTGA
- the LOC100168440 gene encoding U11/U12 small nuclear ribonucleoprotein 35 kDa protein, whose amino-acid sequence MTFYYKGYEEKIPEVKCWYPKAIVYDAIKAGSIDGTDIEPHDAGITRALNSNYKISYKAKGNPLNTIFVGRLSLDTTEKDLENEFCRYGKMIALRLVKDLITGLSKRYAFIEYETFKMALNTYVLCKKLVLKNSQVFVDFECGRLLPGWKPRRLGGGFGGEKQSGQLRFGGRVRCFRPPLNLDVFKRNRSNNKKDKEIRKSITTQSTRNIHSNSVSNSTTSAPSIISLPLTPPSQPAIVLPLTPPSYSNALLPLTPPSQSIIVLPLTPPSNSTVTLPLTPPSHSTTCLPLTPPPNSIPPS is encoded by the exons ATGACATTCTACTATAAAGGATATGAAGAAAAAATACCAGAAGTAAAATGCTGGTATCCAAAAGCAATAGTGTATGATGCGATAAAAGCTGGCAGTATAGATGGCACTGATATTGAACCACACGATGCTGGAATTACTAGAGCCTTAAATTCCAATTATAAAATTTCTTACAAGGCGAAAGGAAATCctctaaatacaatatttgttgGCAGACTAAGCTTAGATACAACTGAAAAAGATTTAGAAaat GAATTTTGTCGTTATGGTAAAATGATAGCTTTAAGGCTGGTTAAAGATCTAATAACTGGCTTAAGTAAACGATATGCTTTTATAGAgtatgaaacatttaaaatggcATTGAATACTTATGTACTTTGTAAAAAACTAGTACTAAAGAATTCTCAGGTATTTGTGGACTTTGAATGTGGACGATTACTACCTGGTTGGAAACCTCGAAGATTAG GTGGAGGTTTTGGAGGTGAAAAACAATCAGGTCAACTTAGATTTGGCGGTAGAGTAAGATGTTTTAGACCACCTTTAAATTTGGATGTCTTTAAAAGGAATAGATCAAATAATAAGAAAGACAAAGAAATTAGAAAATCAATTACAACTCAATCTACTAGAAACATTCATTCAAATTCTGTTAGCAATTCAACTACATCTGCGCCTTCAATTATATCATTACCATTAACACCACCATCACAACCAGCTATTGTTTTACCTTTAACACCGCCTTCGTATTCAAATGCACTGTTACCATTAACACCACCTTCACAATCAATAATTGTCTTACCATTAACACCACCCTCAAATTCAACTGTTACATTACCATTAACGCCACCATCTCATTCAACTACATGTTTACCTCTAACGCCACCCCCAAATTCAATTCCACCTTCTTGA